One window of Alkaliphilus metalliredigens QYMF genomic DNA carries:
- a CDS encoding RNA-binding S4 domain-containing protein: protein MRLDKYLKISRIIKRRTVAKEACEGGRVSINGKTAKPGTEVAVGDEIEIRFGDKVLRAEVTRLAEHVKKDEAKEMFQIIENN from the coding sequence ATGCGCTTAGATAAATATCTAAAAATCTCTAGAATTATTAAACGAAGAACTGTGGCCAAGGAAGCCTGTGAAGGTGGTAGGGTATCCATAAATGGAAAAACTGCCAAGCCAGGAACAGAAGTAGCTGTAGGAGATGAGATTGAAATACGCTTTGGAGATAAGGTACTTCGGGCAGAAGTTACACGGTTGGCTGAGCATGTGAAAAAGGATGAGGCCAAAGAAATGTTTCAGATCATTGAAAACAATTAA
- a CDS encoding HU family DNA-binding protein: MNKADLVAKMAEKSELTKKDAELALNSFMESVEEALVDGDKVQLVGFGTFEVRERKPRQGRNPRNPEQVIEIPASKAPVFKAGKTLKEKINV, from the coding sequence ATGAACAAAGCAGATTTAGTTGCTAAAATGGCAGAAAAAAGTGAATTAACAAAGAAGGATGCAGAACTGGCTTTAAACTCATTTATGGAATCAGTAGAAGAGGCACTTGTGGATGGTGATAAAGTTCAATTAGTAGGATTTGGAACTTTCGAAGTAAGAGAAAGAAAACCAAGACAAGGTAGAAACCCAAGAAACCCTGAGCAAGTAATCGAAATCCCAGCTTCTAAAGCACCTGTATTCAAAGCTGGTAAGACATTAAAAGAAAAAATTAACGTATAA
- the yabQ gene encoding spore cortex biosynthesis protein YabQ, translating to MMYSISQEAYILLATIYGGILIGFIYDLYRIFRGVFKPSKKATVIQDLLFWTMIFFVSFYVLIFSNQGALRFYNFLGFVIGAVGYQLLLSNLVLRALVFIIRKLQHFFKDLYQIAVYPFRLGKFMLAGPVTYCKNKGKPVYYKTKKLSRLPGRIKKGITKSVGTYFKKK from the coding sequence ATGATGTATTCCATTTCCCAAGAAGCCTATATTTTACTAGCGACGATTTATGGGGGTATATTAATTGGCTTTATTTATGATCTATACCGCATCTTTCGTGGCGTTTTTAAACCCAGTAAAAAAGCAACTGTGATTCAAGATCTGTTATTTTGGACAATGATTTTCTTTGTGTCCTTTTATGTTTTGATCTTTAGTAACCAAGGGGCCTTGCGATTTTATAATTTTTTAGGTTTTGTCATAGGGGCAGTGGGGTATCAATTGTTACTAAGCAATCTTGTTTTAAGGGCATTGGTTTTCATCATTAGAAAGCTTCAGCATTTCTTCAAAGATCTATACCAAATTGCGGTATATCCCTTTCGACTTGGAAAATTTATGTTAGCAGGACCTGTTACCTATTGTAAAAATAAGGGTAAGCCAGTATACTATAAGACAAAGAAGCTTTCCAGGCTTCCCGGTAGAATTAAAAAAGGGATTACCAAAAGTGTAGGTACATACTTTAAGAAGAAGTAG
- the yabP gene encoding sporulation protein YabP, which produces MEERKKTNHRGHSLILENREKLSISGVEHVNSFNSELIVVETIDGVLTLKGEDLDVSKLSLDDGNASIQGRIYSMIYSDRSSLGTKGSGLLSKMFK; this is translated from the coding sequence ATGGAAGAGCGCAAAAAAACAAATCACCGAGGACATAGCTTGATACTAGAAAACAGAGAAAAGCTGAGCATCTCAGGTGTTGAGCATGTCAATAGCTTCAATAGTGAACTCATCGTTGTGGAAACCATTGATGGGGTGTTAACCCTCAAGGGAGAAGACTTAGATGTCAGCAAACTAAGCCTAGATGATGGGAATGCATCGATTCAAGGGAGAATTTACTCCATGATCTACAGCGATCGTTCCAGCCTAGGAACAAAGGGAAGCGGATTACTAAGTAAAATGTTCAAATAG
- a CDS encoding SpoIID/LytB domain-containing protein: MLKFRKISILFFVMILIVALIGCRAAERPEDDQTPDQAEEGEQPPIPDEITRGEGEEPVLKVYIHETGEIREMSIEEYLIPVVAGEMTNDWPEEALAAQAILARTFVMEFITDKGGSKYEGAHVSTDIEEAQAWSEEEVNDLVTQAVETTRGQVMVYEGQYVKSWFHAHAGMQTATAQEGLGFEAEEPPYIQVIESPDSQEAPEDDANWTETFTKAEIIAAAQESGQEPGDFTAIEVAETGPSGRATQLQIGEATVAAPAFRIALDSTRMKSTKLESVQVEGDQVTMSGTGYGHGVGMSQWGAYQMAQDGSSAEDIVNHYFKDVQIMKLWE; this comes from the coding sequence ATGTTGAAGTTTAGAAAAATAAGTATACTGTTCTTTGTAATGATATTGATTGTTGCTTTGATTGGGTGTCGGGCTGCTGAACGACCTGAGGATGACCAGACACCAGATCAGGCGGAAGAGGGAGAACAACCACCGATTCCTGACGAGATTACCAGGGGAGAAGGAGAAGAGCCGGTACTGAAGGTCTATATCCATGAAACTGGAGAGATTAGAGAGATGTCCATAGAAGAGTACCTAATCCCTGTGGTGGCGGGAGAAATGACTAATGACTGGCCTGAAGAAGCCCTAGCAGCCCAAGCTATCTTAGCCAGAACATTCGTGATGGAGTTTATTACCGACAAGGGCGGATCTAAGTATGAAGGAGCCCATGTGTCGACGGATATCGAAGAGGCCCAGGCATGGAGTGAAGAAGAAGTAAATGATTTGGTCACGCAAGCAGTGGAAACCACCCGGGGACAAGTAATGGTCTATGAGGGTCAATATGTTAAGTCTTGGTTCCATGCCCATGCAGGGATGCAAACTGCCACAGCTCAAGAAGGACTAGGATTTGAAGCAGAGGAACCACCCTATATACAAGTAATCGAATCTCCTGATTCCCAAGAAGCACCGGAGGATGATGCCAACTGGACAGAGACATTCACTAAGGCAGAAATTATTGCAGCGGCCCAGGAAAGTGGCCAGGAGCCAGGGGATTTTACCGCAATTGAAGTGGCGGAAACAGGCCCATCCGGGCGGGCAACCCAGCTACAAATTGGAGAAGCAACCGTAGCGGCTCCAGCCTTCCGTATCGCCCTAGATAGCACAAGAATGAAATCCACAAAACTAGAAAGTGTACAAGTAGAGGGAGACCAAGTGACCATGAGTGGCACAGGATATGGCCATGGAGTCGGAATGAGCCAATGGGGAGCCTATCAAATGGCACAGGATGGCAGTAGTGCAGAGGACATTGTGAACCACTATTTCAAAGATGTTCAAATCATGAAGCTTTGGGAGTAA
- a CDS encoding FtsB family cell division protein, which produces MKRKKKRFNKMKIYMLGIVVLVGGSVTTTLYDQQKEMRYLDQREAALHEEIERLSGDVQHLRTRLEDSGTDEYINGIAREQLKMVGEDEIIFIDLNRSKN; this is translated from the coding sequence GTGAAACGAAAGAAAAAGCGTTTCAATAAAATGAAAATATACATGTTAGGGATCGTCGTGCTGGTCGGTGGATCTGTCACCACAACCCTTTATGACCAACAAAAAGAGATGAGATACTTAGACCAGAGAGAAGCTGCACTTCATGAAGAAATAGAACGACTGAGTGGCGATGTCCAGCATTTAAGGACTCGCTTAGAAGACAGTGGAACCGACGAATATATTAATGGCATTGCAAGAGAACAATTAAAGATGGTTGGTGAAGATGAAATTATATTTATAGACTTAAATCGAAGTAAGAACTAG
- the yabN gene encoding bifunctional methyltransferase/pyrophosphohydrolase YabN has product MGKLIIVGLGPGGDEHITVAGLQAMKNHEHVYLRTERHPVVSYLKTEGIRFKTFDAVYEEVESFQGVYDQITNQVLTMMEQGDVVYAVPGNPYVAETTVQQLIKKCDELQLERKVYPAMSFVDAMFVALELDPVDGFQLVDGLQLEEQRPDPSRANIITQVYDPFIASEVKLRLMDYYDDEQEIFVVKGAGIPGVQRIEQIPLYQLDRLDWIDYLTSVFIPRIDSPQKKYYNMNNLIEIMERLRGKDGCPWDVEQTHESLKPYLIEEAYEVLETIDEKDDFGLEEELGDLLLQVVFHAQVAHERGAFRIQDVIEGICQKLVFRHPHVFGEVEAEDSTTVLKNWEALKKEEKQITSLSQSMKSIPKELPALMRAYKIQKKAKQVGFDWPDVREAVEKVHEELQELLEAKAEGEVEHIQEESGDLLFAVVNVLRFFKVDPEVALNKTNQKFVKRLHYIEEAAKSQKLNLEDMTLEEMDILWEKAKKNE; this is encoded by the coding sequence ATGGGAAAATTGATCATTGTGGGTTTAGGACCTGGGGGAGATGAGCACATCACTGTGGCAGGGCTACAGGCGATGAAAAATCATGAGCATGTTTACTTGAGAACGGAAAGACACCCCGTTGTTTCTTATTTGAAGACCGAGGGAATCCGATTTAAAACATTTGATGCCGTATATGAAGAAGTGGAAAGCTTTCAAGGGGTATATGATCAAATCACCAATCAGGTTTTAACCATGATGGAACAGGGAGATGTGGTCTATGCTGTGCCAGGGAATCCCTATGTAGCCGAGACCACGGTGCAACAATTAATTAAAAAATGTGATGAATTACAGCTAGAGCGAAAAGTTTATCCAGCCATGAGCTTTGTAGATGCCATGTTTGTGGCATTGGAGCTGGATCCGGTGGATGGATTTCAACTGGTGGATGGACTGCAATTAGAAGAACAGAGACCTGATCCAAGTCGGGCTAATATCATCACACAGGTCTATGATCCCTTTATTGCTTCAGAGGTAAAATTGAGACTGATGGACTATTATGATGATGAACAGGAAATTTTCGTGGTAAAGGGTGCTGGAATCCCTGGAGTTCAAAGGATTGAGCAGATTCCGTTATATCAGCTTGACCGACTAGATTGGATAGACTATTTAACCAGTGTATTCATTCCGAGGATTGACAGCCCTCAAAAAAAATACTATAATATGAATAATTTAATAGAGATCATGGAAAGATTAAGGGGTAAAGATGGCTGTCCATGGGATGTAGAGCAAACTCATGAAAGTTTGAAGCCTTATTTGATTGAAGAAGCCTATGAAGTGTTAGAGACCATTGATGAAAAAGATGACTTTGGATTAGAAGAAGAACTAGGGGATCTGCTTTTGCAGGTAGTCTTTCACGCTCAGGTTGCCCATGAGAGAGGTGCCTTTCGCATCCAAGATGTCATAGAGGGAATTTGTCAAAAGCTTGTTTTCCGACATCCCCATGTATTTGGAGAAGTAGAGGCTGAAGACAGCACAACGGTTTTGAAAAATTGGGAGGCCCTTAAGAAAGAAGAAAAGCAAATCACCAGTTTATCTCAATCAATGAAGTCAATCCCCAAGGAATTACCTGCCCTGATGAGGGCCTATAAAATCCAAAAGAAGGCCAAGCAAGTTGGATTTGATTGGCCCGATGTTCGAGAGGCTGTTGAGAAGGTACATGAAGAGCTACAGGAACTTTTGGAGGCCAAGGCTGAGGGGGAAGTAGAACACATCCAAGAAGAGTCAGGGGACCTACTCTTTGCCGTTGTGAACGTACTACGATTTTTCAAGGTTGATCCAGAGGTGGCCCTTAACAAAACCAATCAAAAGTTTGTTAAAAGGTTGCATTACATAGAAGAAGCTGCTAAGTCCCAGAAGTTGAATTTAGAGGACATGACCCTTGAAGAAATGGACATTCTATGGGAAAAAGCCAAAAAAAATGAATAA